The following are encoded together in the Phragmites australis chromosome 19, lpPhrAust1.1, whole genome shotgun sequence genome:
- the LOC133900919 gene encoding cation/calcium exchanger 5-like isoform X2 has product MAWPPPRRGTCGVSSALANPPGLLDYAAVHSCLLRGDARLSLPLLALLLALHFRLLAAAAGAHFTPAVSRLAARLRLSPSMAAVTLLALGNGAPDAFASAAALGGAGGMPRAGLAAILSAGAFVSAFVVGAVALIAAPFAVPPASFARDVFFYLLAASGLFYIYLSAEIFLWQAVGLVLFYVFFVGLVFYMDLDAEGKKAVSAAELEMANGIGRVAMDLPITIEDHKQQDPALCAVLRKSGNPTEKGH; this is encoded by the exons ATGGCATGGCCTCCGCCGCGGAGGGGGACCTGCGGCGTCTCCTCCGCCCTCGCCAACCCGCCGGGCCTCCTCGACTACGCCGCCGTCCACTCATGCCTCCTCCGCGGCGACGCACGCCTCTCCCTcccgctcctcgcgctcctcctcgcgctccacttccgcctcctcgccgccgccgcgggggcGCACTTCACCCCCGCCGTCTCCCGCCTCGCcgcccgcctccgcctctccccCTCCATGGCCGCCGTCACGCTCCTCGCGCTCGGCAACGGCGCGCCCGACGCgttcgcctccgccgccgcgctcgggGGCGCCGGCGGGATGCCCAGGGCGGGGCTCGCGGCGATCCTTTCGGCCGGCGCCTTCGTCTCCGCGTTCGTCGTCGGCGCCGTCGCGCTCATCGCAGCGCCCTTCGCCGTCCCGCCCGCGTCCTTCGCGCGGGACGTCTTCTTCTATCTCCTCGCGGCGTCGGGGCTGTTCTACATCTACCTCAGTGCTGAGATTTTCCTGTGGCAGGCCGTCGGGCTCGTGCTCTTCTACGTGTTCTTCGTCGGGTTAGTGTTCTACATGGATTTGGATGCGGAGGGGAAAAAGGCGGTGAGCGCCGCCGAGCTGGAGATGGCGAATGGCATCGGCCGTGTGGCCATGGACTTGCCAATCACAATTGAGGATCACAAGCAACAAGACCCTGCTTTGTGTGCGGTGCTCAGGAAG AGTGGTAACCCTACAGAAAAAGGTCACTAA
- the LOC133900919 gene encoding cation/calcium exchanger 5-like isoform X1, with translation MAWPPPRRGTCGVSSALANPPGLLDYAAVHSCLLRGDARLSLPLLALLLALHFRLLAAAAGAHFTPAVSRLAARLRLSPSMAAVTLLALGNGAPDAFASAAALGGAGGMPRAGLAAILSAGAFVSAFVVGAVALIAAPFAVPPASFARDVFFYLLAASGLFYIYLSAEIFLWQAVGLVLFYVFFVGLVFYMDLDAEGKKAVSAAELEMANGIGRVAMDLPITIEDHKQQDPALCAVLRKATKVWEWPIGLVLKLTIPSTLPSEWNKVYIFANICLCPLLLLYSFNSFIPLDTRIVFLLPQIRFPLWSVVLFASFCLALSHFHFEKEAPETENIASTLISFVMSVFWISTIAGELLNCLAAIGSIMDFPPAILGMTVLAWGNSVGDLVADMALAKAGQPKIAIAGCFAGPMFNMLVGLGTALVVQTARVYPKAYVLEFHVGIVVAFVFLLLSLMGTLLVVTWARFRVLRFWGYCLMGMYIMFTIVSIAIASSSG, from the exons ATGGCATGGCCTCCGCCGCGGAGGGGGACCTGCGGCGTCTCCTCCGCCCTCGCCAACCCGCCGGGCCTCCTCGACTACGCCGCCGTCCACTCATGCCTCCTCCGCGGCGACGCACGCCTCTCCCTcccgctcctcgcgctcctcctcgcgctccacttccgcctcctcgccgccgccgcgggggcGCACTTCACCCCCGCCGTCTCCCGCCTCGCcgcccgcctccgcctctccccCTCCATGGCCGCCGTCACGCTCCTCGCGCTCGGCAACGGCGCGCCCGACGCgttcgcctccgccgccgcgctcgggGGCGCCGGCGGGATGCCCAGGGCGGGGCTCGCGGCGATCCTTTCGGCCGGCGCCTTCGTCTCCGCGTTCGTCGTCGGCGCCGTCGCGCTCATCGCAGCGCCCTTCGCCGTCCCGCCCGCGTCCTTCGCGCGGGACGTCTTCTTCTATCTCCTCGCGGCGTCGGGGCTGTTCTACATCTACCTCAGTGCTGAGATTTTCCTGTGGCAGGCCGTCGGGCTCGTGCTCTTCTACGTGTTCTTCGTCGGGTTAGTGTTCTACATGGATTTGGATGCGGAGGGGAAAAAGGCGGTGAGCGCCGCCGAGCTGGAGATGGCGAATGGCATCGGCCGTGTGGCCATGGACTTGCCAATCACAATTGAGGATCACAAGCAACAAGACCCTGCTTTGTGTGCGGTGCTCAGGAAG GCAACGAAGGTTTGGGAGTGGCCAATTGGACTTGTTCTGAAGCTCACTATACCATCAACCCTTCCTTCAGAGTGGAACAAAGTTTACATTTTCGCGAATATCTGTCTATGCCCTCTCTTACTCCTATATTCTTTCAATTCATTCATTCCTTTGGATACCCGAATAGTGTTtcttctccctcaaatccgcttCCCACTATGGTCTGTTGTGCTTTTTGCTAGCTTTTGTTTGGCTCTATCCCACTTCCACTTTGAGAAAGAAGCCCCAGAGACAGAAAACATTGCAAGTACCCTCATTTCTTTCGTAATGAGTGTCTTCTGGATCTCAACAATAGCTGGAGAGCTCTTGAACTGCCTCGCAGCAATTGGATCTATTATGGATTTCCCTCCAGCTATACTTGGCATGACGGTATTGGCATGGGGGAATTCAGTGGGTGATCTTGTGGCTGATATGGCATTGGCCAAGGCTGGCCAACCTAAAATCGCCATTGCTGGCTGCTTTGCTGGTCCAATGTTCAATATGTTGGTTGGATTGGGAACTGCCCTTGTAGTACAGACAGCAAGAGTGTATCCCAAAGCTTATGTACTCGAGTTCCATGTCGGAATCGTTGTTGCATTTGTATTTCTTCTTCTAAGCTTGATGGGCACCTTGTTGGTGGTCACCTGGGCTAGGTTTCGGGTACTCAGATTTTGGGGTTACTGCCTTATGGGGATGTACATCATGTTTACCATAGTGAGTATTGCTATTGCGAGCTCTTCTGGTTGA